Proteins encoded within one genomic window of Setaria italica strain Yugu1 chromosome IV, Setaria_italica_v2.0, whole genome shotgun sequence:
- the LOC101774877 gene encoding protein STRICTOSIDINE SYNTHASE-LIKE 10 — MKRITSKLPLLAILLAILLLLPSAAMAAVAKAIDGSKSQRLQLPDDLIGPESVAFDAHGAGPYVSISDGRVLKYDGEGAGWKTFAYSPSYTKNNCDDFSELPAVAKESSCGRPLGLRFHNNSGNLYIADAYMGLMRVGPNGGEATVLATEAGGAPLRFTNGVDIDQVTGDVYFTDSSKTYTRAQHQMVTTSGDSTGRIMKYDPRTNKVTVLQSGVTYPNGIAISADRTHLVVALTGPCKLMRYWIRGPKANTSEPFADLPGYPDNVRPDGKGGYWVALHREKYELPFGMDRHLLAIRIGADGEKLQEMKGPKNVRPTEVVERDGGKLYLGSVELSYVGIVST; from the coding sequence ATGAAGCGGATCACGTCGAAGCTGCCTTTGCTCgcgatcttgcttgccatcttGCTGCTCCTGCCCTCGGCTGCCATGGCCGCCGTAGCCAAGGCCATCGACGGAAGCAAGAGCCAGCGACTGCAGCTACCCGATGATCTGATCGGCCCCGAGAGCGTCGCCTTCGACGCGCACGGCGCCGGCCCATACGTCAGCATCTCGGACGGCCGCGTCCTCAAGTACGACGGTGAAGGTGCCGGGTGGAAGACGTTCGCGTACAGTCCCAGCTACACCAAGAACAACTGCGACGACTTCTCCGAGCTTCCGGCAGTCGCCAAGGAGAGCTCTTGCGGCCGACCGCTTGGCCTCCGGTTCCACAACAATTCTGGGAACCTCTACATTGCCGACGCGTACATGGGTCTGATGCGTGTCGGGCCCAACGGTGGAGAAGCGACGGTGCTCGCGACGGAGGCCGGTGGCGCACCACTACGCTTTACGAACGGCGTGGACATTGATCAAGTCACCGGTGATGTCTATTTTACCGATAGTAGCAAGACATATACACGGGCGCAACATCAGATGGTCACCACATCTGGAGACTCGACAGGGCGCATCATGAAATATGATCCACGAACTAATAAGGTCACCGTGCTACAGTCCGGCGTGACGTACCCCAATGGCATTGCCATCAGCGCTGATAGGACTCACCTTGTCGTCGCGCTAACAGGACCATGCAAGCTAATGAGGTATTGGATCCGAGGGCCCAAGGCCAACACATCAGAGCCGTTTGCTGACCTCCCAGGGTATCCGGACAATGTGAGGCCCGACGGGAAAGGAGGATACTGGGTGGCACTGCATCGGGAGAAATACGAACTTCCGTTTGGTATGGATAGACATTTACTCGCCATTAGAATCGGTGCTGATGGTGAGAAGCTGCAAGAGATGAAGGGACCCAAGAACGTGAGGCCGACCGAGGTGGTGGAGAGAGATGGTGGCAAATTATATCTAGGTTCGGTAGAGTTGTCATATGTCGGCATTGTTAGCACGTAG